One part of the Opitutales bacterium genome encodes these proteins:
- a CDS encoding ABC transporter substrate-binding protein, with protein MIKKTFTFVIVTLALLGFCSCVPKEKESQRLILAENLVPLSSITIIAQINGYFVDNGLDVETVTFSSGKAALDAVLGGSADYATVAETPIMFAGARSLPVRVLGTFTSSPDDCKLVVNTIKGIEDPKDLKGKKIAALQGTSSHYFLSKFLSENGLSFSDIEFLSMRPTEMPAAFSRGDIDGYAMWEPHASRGMKSIGSDATFFSGASFYTETFNIAFVGDSETLNDEVHVKFLRALLDAQNFINTEKEEAIRIVAKKTGMEIEELSDIWENYDFKVEIMPGFEDLLSSQYEWAVSEKIIQKASQVDIDFSQLMYRNPLNTVSN; from the coding sequence ATGATTAAAAAAACCTTCACATTTGTAATAGTAACACTGGCTTTACTAGGCTTTTGTTCATGCGTCCCTAAAGAAAAGGAATCACAGCGTTTAATTCTAGCAGAAAATCTAGTTCCATTATCCAGTATAACGATAATCGCTCAGATCAATGGGTATTTTGTTGACAATGGGCTTGATGTTGAAACAGTTACATTCTCCTCAGGAAAAGCTGCCCTTGACGCAGTTTTGGGCGGCTCTGCTGATTATGCGACGGTTGCGGAGACTCCAATAATGTTTGCTGGAGCTCGTTCACTTCCTGTTAGAGTTCTCGGCACTTTCACATCTTCACCAGACGATTGTAAGCTAGTAGTAAATACGATTAAAGGAATTGAAGATCCTAAAGACCTGAAGGGGAAGAAAATAGCAGCACTCCAAGGGACCAGTTCCCATTATTTTCTATCAAAGTTCCTCTCTGAAAATGGCTTATCTTTTTCGGATATTGAATTTTTATCGATGAGGCCAACTGAGATGCCCGCGGCTTTTTCGCGAGGAGATATTGATGGTTACGCGATGTGGGAGCCCCATGCGTCTAGGGGTATGAAGTCTATCGGTAGTGATGCGACGTTTTTCTCGGGGGCTTCTTTTTACACAGAAACCTTCAACATTGCTTTTGTAGGAGATTCAGAAACTCTCAATGATGAAGTTCATGTGAAGTTTTTAAGGGCACTATTAGATGCACAGAACTTTATAAACACTGAGAAAGAGGAAGCCATCAGAATAGTTGCCAAGAAGACAGGGATGGAAATCGAAGAGCTCTCTGATATTTGGGAAAACTATGATTTTAAGGTGGAGATAATGCCGGGCTTCGAAGATCTGTTGTCGAGCCAATATGAGTGGGCTGTATCTGAGAAAATAATACAAAAAGCATCTCAAGTAGATATTGATTTTTCCCAGTTAATGTATCGCAACCCGCTAAACACTGTGTCTAACTAA